From Gimesia panareensis, the proteins below share one genomic window:
- a CDS encoding HD-GYP domain-containing protein: protein MVSKAADKKTSPYIALDIDRLRIGVTLQAPIYDAEAEKNILLLARGKKITKAYIESLKKRGIHSVRVHERDLSNLMLAPGESQQGEPGSARKLNRRLNQLRATTSRRKQSEPETRSSGSPWQIQTSSFLHQVSPVQTSDYSPALQSKYHKQFEVMTKATSEIYRQLLITTTISMSQIDNMTSVSLAQLSDDLDLFVLEGTAPVEQGNLCRHSLQMSSLAMAMGTQLGLNRDALALLSLGCLLHDVGMTKINFQSAVSHEPVSPIERLELQKHPILTYDLLNQMHEIPMISRMVAYQIHERCDGSGYPRGQQGNQIHPLAKIAAVADEYINLVSDHGQTSGLLPYQAAEKLIFDAAHGKHDVQAVRALLQSISLYPVGSLVELNNGQQAQVIRTNRQYYDTPIVKLLDQEYEEEVVNLLVHDQLRVVRALSQAELQSAFTQAQEIGV, encoded by the coding sequence ATGGTTTCAAAAGCAGCTGACAAAAAAACCAGTCCCTACATCGCGCTGGATATCGACCGTCTGCGGATCGGAGTGACTCTCCAGGCTCCGATTTATGATGCCGAGGCGGAAAAGAACATCCTGCTGCTGGCGCGCGGCAAAAAGATTACCAAGGCTTACATTGAGAGTCTGAAAAAACGTGGCATCCACAGTGTGCGGGTCCATGAGCGGGATCTTTCCAACCTGATGCTCGCTCCCGGTGAGAGCCAGCAGGGCGAACCGGGATCGGCACGGAAACTCAATCGTCGCCTGAATCAGTTACGTGCGACGACTTCCCGAAGAAAACAGAGTGAGCCGGAAACCCGGAGTTCGGGATCTCCCTGGCAAATCCAGACCAGCTCTTTTCTGCATCAGGTCAGCCCGGTACAGACCAGTGATTACTCACCCGCATTGCAGTCGAAATATCACAAGCAGTTCGAGGTGATGACGAAAGCCACCAGTGAAATCTATCGCCAGTTGCTGATCACAACCACGATCAGCATGTCACAGATCGACAACATGACCAGTGTGTCACTCGCGCAGCTGTCTGATGACCTGGACCTGTTTGTGCTGGAGGGCACCGCCCCCGTCGAACAGGGGAATCTCTGCAGACACAGTTTGCAGATGTCGAGTCTGGCCATGGCAATGGGAACACAGTTGGGGTTGAATCGCGATGCTTTGGCGCTGCTCTCCCTCGGCTGCCTGCTGCATGACGTCGGTATGACTAAAATCAACTTTCAATCTGCAGTGAGTCACGAACCGGTCAGTCCGATCGAACGCCTGGAGTTACAAAAGCATCCGATTCTGACGTATGACCTGTTAAATCAGATGCATGAAATTCCGATGATTTCCCGTATGGTGGCATACCAGATTCACGAACGCTGTGACGGCTCGGGTTACCCACGCGGGCAACAGGGAAATCAGATTCATCCACTGGCAAAAATCGCTGCCGTCGCAGACGAATATATCAATCTGGTCTCTGATCACGGTCAGACCAGTGGACTCCTGCCTTACCAGGCAGCCGAAAAGCTGATTTTTGACGCCGCCCACGGAAAACATGACGTGCAGGCGGTCCGCGCTTTACTGCAGTCGATTTCTCTCTATCCCGTGGGCTCACTGGTGGAACTGAATAACGGACAACAGGCCCAGGTGATCCGCACCAACCGACAGTACTATGATACGCCGATTGTGAAGCTGCTGGATCAGGAATACGAAGAAGAGGTGGTCAATCTGCTGGTCCACGATCAGTTGAGAGTGGTCCGTGCCCTGTCGCAAGCGGAACTTCAGTCTGCCTTCACACAGGCTCAGGAAATCGGTGTCTAA
- the ruvA gene encoding Holliday junction branch migration protein RuvA, translating into MITNIRGQLIELSLTEAIISVGAFDYEVFIPEFVRRQLQPLIGQEVSLKTIEYIEGNPQKGRLTPRMIGFMSHAEREFFELVCSVDGVGVKKTLRAMVRPVKEVATAIEEKDIKQLTTLPGIGPAVAERIVAKLRRKMAKFALIVAKEFPADEAQTDVFGEAYEALLSLGYSANEARSKVETMAEEGQKFKSIEEFLTALYQQERN; encoded by the coding sequence ATGATTACCAACATCCGCGGCCAACTGATTGAACTGAGCCTGACCGAAGCCATCATCTCGGTGGGGGCGTTCGACTACGAAGTATTTATTCCCGAGTTTGTCCGCCGCCAGTTGCAACCACTGATCGGGCAGGAAGTCAGCCTCAAAACCATTGAGTACATTGAAGGCAATCCGCAGAAGGGACGCCTGACACCGCGGATGATCGGTTTCATGAGTCATGCGGAACGGGAATTCTTTGAGCTGGTTTGCTCAGTGGATGGCGTGGGTGTCAAAAAAACATTGCGGGCGATGGTACGCCCCGTGAAAGAGGTGGCAACGGCGATCGAAGAAAAAGATATCAAGCAGCTGACCACACTGCCCGGCATCGGACCGGCTGTGGCAGAGCGGATCGTCGCCAAGCTCCGCCGCAAAATGGCCAAGTTCGCCCTGATTGTCGCGAAAGAATTTCCCGCCGACGAAGCCCAGACAGATGTCTTTGGTGAGGCCTATGAAGCGCTGCTCAGCCTGGGTTATTCTGCCAATGAAGCCCGTTCCAAGGTGGAAACGATGGCAGAGGAAGGCCAGAAGTTCAAGAGCATCGAAGAGTTCCTGACGGCCCTTTACCAGCAGGAACGGAACTGA
- the cysS gene encoding cysteine--tRNA ligase produces MTLRIYNTLSRKKEDFQTIKPGKVGIYLCGPTVYKHSHIGHMVGPVIIDTIARYLKYNGYEVKFVNNITDIDDKLINRAAEMNTTVEKLAAEMTQDYFDNLEIMGIDTITDFPKATDYIDAMLEIIQSLIDQGHAYPLDGDVYFSAESDSNYGCLSGRKIEEMIAGTRVEANDKKKNPADFALWKKSRPGEPAWDSPWGPGRPGWHIECSAMSRKLLGDSFDIHGGGLDLMFPHHENERAQSECCTGKSYVRYWVHNGLMQASDAAGKVGGQHDRHGDVVVDQQAQEADKLSGSKGAASVKELFAIHPPEIVRLFLLSTHYRSPIAFSDENIRETGKGIEGFYRFFETFERITGDSFYDLPAAQKREESVALEGEPAEYFQQLAELRQRFWEAMDDDFNTSGAIGVLFELRSALNALIHDQKLDGAGKENQQMVEALKTGACLLKELSNLLGVFRKAPVKDQGADDGLVNQLMELIIEIRKDARASKNWDIADKIRDGLAACEITVEDRPEGSLWRRG; encoded by the coding sequence ATGACGCTAAGAATTTACAACACACTGAGTCGCAAAAAAGAAGATTTCCAGACGATCAAACCAGGGAAGGTCGGCATTTATCTCTGCGGCCCCACGGTTTACAAACATTCGCATATTGGCCACATGGTCGGCCCGGTGATCATTGACACCATTGCCCGCTATCTGAAATACAACGGCTACGAAGTCAAGTTTGTCAATAACATCACCGACATTGACGACAAGCTGATCAACCGGGCAGCCGAGATGAACACCACCGTCGAGAAGCTGGCAGCCGAGATGACCCAGGATTACTTCGACAACCTGGAGATCATGGGCATCGACACGATTACCGATTTTCCCAAAGCGACCGACTATATCGATGCCATGCTGGAAATCATCCAGTCGCTGATCGATCAGGGTCACGCCTATCCGCTGGACGGCGACGTTTATTTCTCGGCTGAGTCAGACAGCAACTACGGTTGCCTGAGCGGTCGTAAGATCGAAGAAATGATTGCCGGCACCCGCGTGGAAGCCAATGACAAGAAAAAGAATCCCGCCGACTTTGCCCTGTGGAAGAAATCACGACCGGGAGAACCGGCGTGGGACAGTCCCTGGGGTCCGGGGCGTCCCGGGTGGCACATTGAATGTTCGGCGATGAGTCGCAAACTGCTGGGCGATTCCTTTGATATCCATGGTGGTGGTCTGGATCTGATGTTCCCCCATCACGAAAACGAACGGGCGCAGTCCGAATGCTGCACGGGAAAATCTTACGTCCGCTACTGGGTGCACAATGGTCTGATGCAGGCCAGTGACGCAGCCGGTAAGGTGGGCGGACAGCATGACCGTCATGGTGATGTGGTCGTGGATCAACAGGCCCAGGAAGCAGACAAGCTGTCCGGTTCCAAGGGAGCCGCTTCCGTGAAGGAACTGTTCGCGATCCATCCGCCGGAAATCGTGCGGCTGTTTCTGCTGTCGACGCATTACCGCAGCCCGATTGCTTTCAGCGATGAGAATATCCGGGAGACTGGCAAAGGCATCGAAGGCTTTTACCGCTTCTTTGAAACATTTGAACGGATCACCGGCGACAGTTTTTACGATCTGCCGGCTGCCCAGAAACGGGAAGAGTCTGTCGCACTGGAAGGAGAACCTGCTGAATACTTCCAGCAACTGGCCGAGCTCCGTCAGCGTTTCTGGGAAGCGATGGATGACGATTTCAACACCAGTGGTGCCATCGGCGTTTTGTTCGAACTGCGTTCCGCGTTGAATGCCCTGATTCACGATCAAAAGCTGGACGGGGCCGGGAAAGAAAATCAGCAGATGGTAGAAGCCCTGAAGACAGGTGCCTGCCTGCTGAAGGAACTCTCGAACCTGCTGGGTGTGTTCCGCAAAGCTCCCGTTAAAGACCAGGGTGCCGACGATGGCCTGGTCAACCAGTTGATGGAACTGATCATCGAGATCCGCAAGGATGCCCGCGCCAGTAAGAACTGGGACATCGCCGATAAAATCCGCGATGGACTGGCCGCGTGCGAGATCACCGTGGAGGACCGCCCCGAAGGCAGTTTGTGGCGGCGGGGTTAA
- a CDS encoding lysophospholipid acyltransferase family protein, with translation MINWRMMRYRLEYLIFQTLVCVVRSLPLRESVKLAKGLAFVIHYCLPRKMTRYKVAAENLRTALGEDLSEQEVDQTIYQMWTHLFRMIVEIIQLPRKLHRGNIFDVLDFDYPPELITALCSGRPVILLSGHYGNWEIAVSVFGLFGFPMGVVARELDNPYLNKWFAQFRQHTGHRAMAKSGGYDDMVATIERRGHLALLGDQDAGKRGLFVNFFGKPASTFKSIALLALEYNAYICVGYARRLPDDFERNQWIKFEMGCEELIDATKCVSKDPVGEITQQFTSALEKAIRKSPEQYFWVHRRWKSQPRVREKKKRQAEPIAEKRAA, from the coding sequence ATGATTAATTGGCGCATGATGCGATATCGACTGGAATATCTGATTTTTCAGACTCTGGTCTGCGTGGTCCGCTCATTACCGCTCAGGGAGTCGGTGAAGCTGGCGAAAGGCCTGGCTTTTGTGATTCACTACTGTCTCCCGCGTAAGATGACACGTTATAAAGTCGCTGCAGAAAACCTGCGGACCGCTCTGGGAGAAGATCTTTCCGAACAGGAAGTCGACCAGACGATTTACCAGATGTGGACGCATCTGTTTCGCATGATCGTGGAAATCATTCAACTGCCCCGCAAACTGCACCGGGGCAATATCTTCGATGTGCTCGATTTCGATTATCCTCCCGAACTGATCACCGCCCTCTGTTCCGGACGCCCCGTGATCCTGCTCAGTGGTCATTACGGCAACTGGGAGATTGCGGTTTCCGTATTTGGACTGTTCGGCTTCCCGATGGGTGTCGTCGCCCGGGAACTGGATAATCCTTACCTCAATAAATGGTTCGCGCAATTCCGTCAGCATACCGGGCACCGTGCCATGGCCAAAAGCGGGGGCTACGATGATATGGTCGCCACCATCGAAAGACGGGGCCATCTGGCTCTGCTGGGCGACCAGGATGCCGGCAAGCGGGGACTGTTTGTGAACTTCTTCGGCAAGCCGGCCTCGACCTTCAAGTCGATCGCCCTGCTGGCCCTCGAATACAATGCGTATATCTGTGTCGGCTATGCCCGCAGGCTGCCCGATGATTTCGAGCGGAATCAGTGGATCAAATTTGAAATGGGCTGTGAAGAGTTGATCGATGCCACCAAATGCGTCTCCAAAGACCCGGTGGGTGAGATCACACAACAGTTTACCTCTGCCCTGGAAAAAGCGATTCGCAAATCACCCGAACAGTATTTCTGGGTCCATCGTCGCTGGAAAAGCCAGCCGCGCGTCCGTGAGAAAAAGAAACGTCAGGCGGAACCGATTGCAGAAAAAAGAGCAGCCTGA
- the ruvC gene encoding crossover junction endodeoxyribonuclease RuvC, which translates to MDDEELTPATRYLGIDPGLQRTGYALLEQSAKGPVLCEGGIIRSNQEMNLAARVHEIASGIREVIDEYRPDVMVIEQVFTTPKFPKSSIIMAHARGAILFAAHDAGVPVAHYTPTQIKRLITGNGRASKEQMQHAIKTELGLKTILEPNDVADAFAAALCHYHTIRVACL; encoded by the coding sequence ATGGATGATGAAGAGTTGACACCTGCCACACGGTACCTGGGTATCGACCCGGGCCTGCAGCGTACGGGTTACGCCCTGCTGGAGCAGTCGGCCAAAGGTCCGGTGCTGTGTGAAGGGGGCATCATTCGTTCAAACCAGGAGATGAACCTGGCGGCGCGGGTACATGAGATTGCATCGGGCATCCGGGAAGTGATCGATGAATATCGCCCCGATGTGATGGTGATCGAACAGGTCTTTACGACTCCGAAGTTTCCCAAGAGTTCGATCATCATGGCACATGCCCGGGGGGCGATTCTGTTTGCCGCCCACGATGCCGGCGTGCCTGTGGCGCATTATACTCCCACACAGATCAAACGACTGATCACAGGCAATGGTCGCGCTTCGAAGGAACAGATGCAGCACGCCATCAAAACCGAGTTGGGTCTGAAGACGATCCTGGAGCCGAACGATGTCGCCGATGCCTTTGCTGCGGCCCTGTGCCACTACCACACGATTCGTGTGGCCTGCCTCTGA
- a CDS encoding Rieske (2Fe-2S) protein: MGKKVRIADVDQVPEGTAAEFVAEDRIIALFHVDGQYYAMDGVCPHAGGPLGEGSLSGNVVTCPWHGWQFDVTTGQHCLNERLCHPTFPVTVEADGIYIELPEANSE, from the coding sequence ATGGGAAAAAAAGTTCGCATTGCCGATGTGGATCAGGTACCGGAAGGGACCGCGGCCGAATTCGTCGCTGAAGATCGCATCATCGCTCTGTTTCATGTTGATGGACAGTACTATGCGATGGACGGCGTCTGCCCGCATGCCGGCGGTCCCCTGGGAGAAGGCTCGTTAAGCGGAAATGTGGTCACCTGTCCCTGGCATGGCTGGCAGTTTGACGTGACGACCGGCCAGCACTGCCTGAATGAACGGCTCTGTCATCCCACGTTTCCCGTGACTGTCGAAGCAGACGGAATTTATATCGAGCTTCCCGAAGCAAATTCAGAATAA
- a CDS encoding HAD family hydrolase: MKYQAVIFDCDGVLVDSETLGNRVLAEMITEAGFPLSPEDAVQQFKGGKLADCLAVVEAQMGQKLPADFATQVRAQMAEVFQTELQPILGVREALEAIPLQKCVASNGPEEKMALTLKITDLARFFDGRIYSAYTVGVWKPEPDLYLYAASQMGVPPEDCVVIEDSHLGVQAAVAAGIPVLGYADHSSPAELEALGARTFRSMHELPALLGFSSPLSRN; the protein is encoded by the coding sequence ATGAAATATCAAGCGGTAATTTTTGATTGTGATGGCGTCCTGGTCGACAGCGAAACCCTCGGGAACCGGGTGCTGGCGGAGATGATCACCGAGGCCGGTTTTCCGCTCTCCCCCGAAGACGCGGTACAGCAGTTCAAGGGGGGCAAGCTGGCTGATTGCCTGGCAGTAGTCGAAGCACAGATGGGGCAGAAACTACCGGCAGATTTTGCTACTCAGGTGCGGGCACAAATGGCAGAGGTCTTCCAGACCGAACTGCAGCCGATCCTGGGAGTTCGAGAAGCACTCGAAGCAATTCCCCTGCAGAAATGCGTCGCTTCCAATGGTCCTGAAGAAAAGATGGCTCTGACGCTCAAAATTACGGATCTCGCCCGCTTCTTTGATGGCCGCATTTATTCGGCTTACACAGTGGGGGTCTGGAAGCCGGAACCCGACCTGTATCTCTACGCCGCCTCTCAGATGGGAGTCCCCCCGGAAGACTGTGTGGTCATCGAAGACAGCCACCTCGGTGTGCAGGCTGCGGTCGCAGCCGGGATCCCCGTGCTGGGTTATGCCGATCACAGTTCACCTGCCGAACTCGAAGCGCTAGGAGCCCGGACCTTCCGTTCCATGCACGAACTACCGGCATTACTCGGGTTTTCTTCGCCGCTTTCCCGGAACTGA
- a CDS encoding nuclear transport factor 2 family protein: MASRPLSQKFLISTLVVAGLYLIILGAQRFYEHYQVKQIALEFVSALETGNQAQIRALLTPEKADLAEKLKQDSQNSAAPLDCRILDVKLDGDAAQVRIQIQKEGYAIKPDIHLLKSQTGVWKVSSISQAKVDPLWYDQEDRKYREQLIKEGVPPEEVQGRVLAKELARSLHTTVEDSSAAPVNP, encoded by the coding sequence ATGGCCTCCCGCCCTCTTTCTCAGAAGTTTCTGATCAGCACGCTGGTGGTCGCAGGACTCTATCTGATCATCCTGGGAGCCCAGCGTTTCTATGAACATTATCAGGTGAAGCAGATTGCGCTGGAGTTTGTGTCGGCCCTGGAAACAGGCAACCAGGCACAGATTCGCGCTCTGCTGACTCCTGAAAAAGCCGATCTGGCTGAGAAACTCAAACAGGATTCCCAGAACAGCGCCGCTCCGCTGGACTGCCGGATCCTGGATGTCAAACTCGACGGCGATGCAGCCCAGGTCCGCATCCAGATCCAGAAAGAGGGCTACGCGATCAAGCCCGATATCCATCTGCTGAAAAGTCAGACTGGAGTCTGGAAAGTTTCCTCGATCTCACAGGCAAAAGTAGATCCGCTCTGGTATGATCAGGAAGATCGGAAGTACCGGGAGCAACTGATCAAGGAAGGGGTTCCCCCGGAGGAAGTCCAGGGGCGTGTGCTGGCCAAAGAGCTGGCCCGATCCCTGCATACAACTGTGGAAGACTCCTCTGCCGCCCCGGTCAATCCCTGA
- a CDS encoding tetratricopeptide repeat protein: MATTDTSVNEPRPRRIVRRAVGPKLRKVLYLLFFLVALLGANSIYLVSITVYDWLSGDTLENWFYQYMFLAHLILGVLLLAPFILFGIVHIYNTKNRLNRRAVRVGYGLFVISCLVLISGFLLLRIGSFDLKNPTARSITYWCHVIAPIFALWLYWLHRLVGPKIHWKAGLSYMGVITAMVIGMLMFHSADPRKWNVVGPASGEKYFFPSLARTSTGDFIPAKALMMDDYCKKCHPDTHKDWSKSVHRFSSFNNPTYLASVRETRKVSFERDGNLQASRFCAGCHDPVPFFSGAFDDPKFDDINHVTSQAGITCTTCHAITHVNSVRGNSDYTIEEPIHYPFAYSDNTFLQWVNNQLVKAKPAFHKKTFLKDFHKSTEFCGTCHKVHLPEELNQYKFLRGQNHYDSFLLSGVSGHGARSFYYPPKAQENCNKCHMPAKESNDFGARHFYGAKELSVHNHLFPAANTGIAALRGDEETVAVHQDFLKDNLRVDFFGIREEGQIEGKLTAPLRPEVPTLKPGHKYLLETVLRTLKVGHHFTQGTADSNEIWLDVTVKSGDRIIGRSGSREKDGTVDPWSHFVNAFVIDREGNRIDRRNAQDIFMALYNNQMPPGAGQTVHYELNLPDDLTEPVTVEAKLQYRKFDTHYMKYVASSLEEKGQKLSWKEPGVPYVNTLPITTICSDTITFPVEGVEAKVENKKVEIPEWQRWNDYGIGLFLKGKAELRQTAEAFSHVDQLGRYDGSLNLARVYFREGRLQDAVEALQKASTFTDPPAPPWTLAWLSGKVNQQQGHLEEAEKNYRSVLEDQTEERTRRGFDFSKDYVVINDLGQNLFDQAKRFRTEENRDQRDQLLNQAVDQFQKTLVLDPENVTAHYNLALIYDQLGKQELSEKHRKLHLKYKVDDTARGFAERKAREKYPAANHAAEQPVIYSLNRSLEPKPNATALKD; the protein is encoded by the coding sequence ATGGCTACCACCGATACGTCCGTGAATGAACCACGGCCTCGTCGCATCGTCCGTCGCGCCGTCGGACCGAAGTTGCGCAAAGTTTTATATCTTCTGTTTTTCCTGGTCGCCCTGCTGGGTGCGAATTCCATTTACCTGGTCAGTATTACGGTTTATGACTGGCTGAGTGGCGATACACTGGAGAACTGGTTTTATCAGTACATGTTTCTGGCGCATCTGATTCTGGGAGTATTACTCCTGGCGCCTTTCATTCTGTTCGGCATTGTTCACATTTATAACACGAAGAACCGGCTTAACCGCCGCGCAGTGCGCGTGGGGTATGGCCTGTTTGTTATTTCCTGCCTTGTACTGATCTCCGGATTTCTGCTGCTGCGTATCGGTTCATTTGATTTAAAGAATCCGACGGCCCGTTCCATCACGTATTGGTGCCACGTGATCGCTCCCATATTTGCGCTCTGGCTCTACTGGTTACACCGGCTGGTAGGTCCCAAAATTCACTGGAAAGCCGGACTGTCTTATATGGGAGTGATTACGGCCATGGTGATCGGCATGCTGATGTTTCATTCCGCGGACCCCCGCAAATGGAATGTGGTCGGGCCGGCTTCCGGGGAGAAATATTTCTTCCCTTCTCTCGCACGCACGTCGACGGGAGATTTCATTCCCGCGAAAGCACTGATGATGGATGACTATTGCAAGAAATGTCATCCCGATACTCACAAAGACTGGTCCAAGAGTGTCCACCGCTTCAGTTCGTTCAATAACCCGACCTATCTGGCTTCGGTGCGCGAAACGCGCAAGGTCTCTTTTGAACGCGACGGTAATTTACAGGCGTCCCGTTTCTGTGCGGGCTGCCACGACCCTGTCCCCTTCTTCAGTGGCGCCTTTGATGATCCGAAGTTCGACGATATCAATCACGTCACCTCCCAGGCAGGCATCACCTGCACCACCTGCCATGCGATCACGCACGTCAACAGTGTGCGCGGCAACAGTGACTACACGATCGAAGAACCGATTCACTATCCTTTCGCCTACAGTGACAATACATTTCTGCAATGGGTCAACAATCAACTGGTCAAGGCGAAACCGGCATTCCACAAAAAGACATTCCTGAAAGACTTTCACAAGTCGACCGAGTTCTGCGGCACCTGCCATAAAGTGCATCTGCCCGAGGAGCTCAATCAGTATAAGTTCCTCCGCGGACAGAACCATTATGATTCCTTCCTGCTGAGTGGTGTTTCCGGTCATGGGGCACGGAGTTTCTATTACCCGCCCAAGGCACAGGAAAACTGCAACAAGTGTCACATGCCCGCCAAGGAGTCGAACGACTTTGGCGCCCGGCACTTCTATGGCGCGAAGGAACTCAGCGTACACAACCACCTGTTCCCCGCTGCGAATACGGGGATTGCAGCCCTGCGAGGCGATGAGGAAACAGTGGCCGTCCATCAGGACTTCCTGAAAGACAATCTCCGGGTGGACTTCTTCGGTATCCGCGAAGAGGGCCAGATTGAAGGCAAACTGACAGCACCGCTGCGACCGGAAGTGCCCACGCTGAAACCGGGTCACAAGTACCTGCTGGAAACGGTGCTCCGCACCCTGAAGGTCGGACACCACTTTACCCAGGGGACCGCTGACTCGAACGAAATCTGGCTGGATGTAACGGTCAAAAGTGGCGACCGGATCATCGGGCGCAGCGGATCCCGTGAAAAGGACGGGACCGTGGACCCCTGGTCGCATTTCGTGAATGCGTTTGTGATCGACCGCGAAGGCAATCGCATCGACCGCCGCAATGCCCAGGACATCTTTATGGCCCTGTATAACAATCAGATGCCCCCGGGGGCTGGTCAGACCGTGCATTACGAACTCAATCTGCCCGACGATCTGACGGAACCGGTCACGGTGGAGGCCAAACTGCAGTATCGGAAATTCGATACGCATTATATGAAGTACGTCGCCTCCTCCCTGGAAGAGAAGGGCCAGAAACTCTCCTGGAAAGAACCGGGTGTGCCGTATGTCAATACGCTGCCCATTACGACAATTTGCTCCGATACGATCACCTTCCCCGTCGAAGGCGTGGAGGCGAAAGTCGAAAATAAAAAGGTCGAAATTCCGGAATGGCAGCGTTGGAACGATTACGGCATCGGCCTGTTCCTGAAAGGGAAAGCAGAGCTGCGGCAGACTGCCGAGGCGTTCAGTCACGTCGATCAGCTGGGTCGCTATGACGGTTCCCTGAACCTGGCGCGGGTCTACTTCCGCGAAGGGCGTCTGCAGGATGCGGTCGAGGCCCTGCAGAAAGCATCGACGTTCACCGACCCTCCCGCTCCCCCGTGGACGCTTGCCTGGTTGAGCGGCAAGGTCAATCAGCAACAAGGGCACCTGGAGGAAGCGGAAAAGAACTACCGCAGTGTCCTGGAAGACCAGACGGAAGAACGGACCCGCCGTGGTTTCGACTTCAGTAAGGACTACGTGGTGATCAACGATCTGGGCCAGAACCTGTTCGATCAGGCCAAACGGTTCCGCACGGAAGAGAATCGAGATCAACGCGATCAGCTGCTCAATCAGGCCGTGGATCAGTTCCAGAAGACACTGGTCCTCGACCCCGAAAACGTGACAGCGCACTACAACCTCGCACTGATCTATGATCAGTTAGGGAAGCAGGAACTGTCCGAGAAGCATCGCAAGCTGCATCTGAAATATAAAGTTGACGATACGGCGCGCGGTTTTGCCGAACGCAAGGCGCGTGAAAAATACCCTGCAGCCAACCACGCTGCGGAACAACCCGTGATTTATTCTTTAAATCGTTCGCTGGAACCAAAACCGAATGCGACAGCCCTTAAAGACTGA
- a CDS encoding glycerate kinase type-2 family protein, protein MAEMPSLSERALQIWKSGVRAVDSQSLVRNAIHVSEQELTVCGHTFPLKGHENLVVVGAGKAGSGMAAGVEAALAGSPLAERYRGWVNVPADCVRPLSKINLYPARPASLNEPTPEGVYGSRQILKMISELQQDDLCLVLISGGGSALLPAPLPPVTLEDKQAVTRLLMSSGATIQELNCVRKQISQVKGGRLAQAATCGTVIALIISDVVGDPLDIIASGPTVRDSSTPEEAIRILEQFAPDLHQIPESVWKVLRAHEEQPESSTAESQANVINEIIGSNATALAASEKTALELGFEVYSMGSANEGIAAAVGKELAELCLKIRDGQGPVHRPACILSGGEPVVDLSSTSRPGKGGRNQELVLAALERLWEEDMTGICLLSGGTDGEDGPTDAAGGIINAGILQQAQELQLNVDDFLQAHNAYPCLSQIRGLLKTGATQTNVMDLRVALIE, encoded by the coding sequence ATGGCTGAGATGCCCTCACTTTCTGAACGTGCTTTGCAGATCTGGAAGAGCGGTGTCCGGGCCGTCGATTCCCAGTCCCTGGTCCGCAATGCGATTCACGTGTCAGAACAGGAACTTACGGTGTGTGGGCACACCTTCCCCCTCAAAGGACACGAGAATCTGGTCGTCGTCGGTGCCGGTAAAGCAGGTTCCGGGATGGCTGCTGGTGTGGAGGCGGCCCTGGCCGGTTCTCCTCTTGCAGAACGCTATCGAGGCTGGGTGAACGTTCCCGCTGACTGCGTCAGACCGTTGTCGAAAATCAACCTCTATCCTGCACGGCCCGCCAGTCTGAATGAACCAACTCCCGAAGGCGTGTATGGTTCCCGCCAGATCCTGAAGATGATTTCGGAACTCCAGCAGGATGATCTCTGTCTGGTACTGATCTCAGGTGGCGGCAGTGCTCTTCTCCCTGCGCCGCTCCCGCCGGTAACCCTCGAAGACAAACAGGCAGTGACGCGTCTGCTGATGTCGTCCGGAGCCACGATTCAGGAACTCAACTGCGTTCGTAAACAGATTTCCCAGGTCAAAGGGGGCCGTCTCGCTCAGGCTGCCACCTGTGGGACAGTGATTGCACTGATCATCTCTGATGTTGTAGGAGATCCACTGGACATCATTGCCTCTGGTCCGACCGTCAGAGACTCCTCGACTCCGGAAGAGGCGATCCGGATTCTGGAACAGTTTGCCCCTGATCTCCATCAGATACCGGAATCTGTCTGGAAGGTGCTGCGCGCTCACGAGGAGCAACCTGAGTCATCAACTGCGGAATCTCAAGCGAACGTGATTAACGAGATTATCGGCAGTAATGCGACTGCGCTGGCTGCATCAGAGAAAACTGCCCTGGAGCTTGGTTTTGAAGTTTACTCCATGGGTTCGGCCAATGAGGGGATCGCTGCAGCTGTCGGAAAGGAACTGGCAGAACTCTGTCTGAAAATTCGTGACGGGCAGGGACCGGTTCACAGGCCAGCCTGTATTCTGAGTGGAGGCGAGCCAGTCGTCGATCTGTCTTCTACGTCTCGTCCCGGAAAAGGGGGCCGGAATCAGGAACTGGTACTGGCCGCGCTCGAGCGGCTGTGGGAGGAAGACATGACGGGCATCTGTCTGCTCTCGGGAGGGACCGATGGCGAAGACGGCCCGACCGATGCGGCAGGTGGAATCATCAATGCCGGAATTTTACAGCAGGCACAGGAACTGCAGCTCAATGTCGATGATTTCCTGCAGGCACACAATGCCTATCCCTGTCTGTCTCAGATCCGGGGGTTGCTGAAGACGGGAGCCACTCAGACCAATGTCATGGACTTGCGCGTGGCACTCATCGAATGA